The genomic interval GACACAGGAGAAATTGCCGAAGACCTCCTGCCAGTTGACCTCCCCGCGCTCCTCGCGCTCCCGCGTGGGCGGCTGTCCCGGATCGGGGGCGGAGCCTTCGGGTTCGTCGTCGGTCCAGCACAGGACCATGGGCACCTCCGTCAGTCCCAGCACTTCCAAAAATTCAGGCAACTTCTCCTTGCGCAAACTCTGCATGTCGTCCTCCTTCGCGTTTTCGGCCATTTCCACTTGGCATCATGGGATTCGGGATTTACAGTGAGAACTGTAGCCTTGATTGGGAATACCCTGCAACATGAGAGCAAGGAGAAACATGATGGAACTCCTGGACGCCATCCACACCCGCCGCAGCATTCGCAAATACCTCGACAAGCCCGTCTCGGACGAGATGCTCAACGTCGTCATCAAGGCCGCCATGAGCGCGCCTTCGGCCGGAAACCAGCAGCCCTGGCACTTCATCGTCATAAGGGACAGGGCCAAACTCGACACCATCCCAAGCTTCCATCCCTATAGCAAGATGGTCCTGCAGGCCCCCGCCGCCATTGTGGTCTGCGGAGATCCGGACGGCAAGAAATGGCCAACCTTCTGGGATCAGGACGCAAGCGCGGCCACCCAGAACATCCTCCTGGCCGCCCGGGACCTCGGACTCGGCACGGTCTGGGTCGGAATCTTCCCGGAAAAGGACCGCATGGACGGCTTTCGAAAACTCCTCGGCATCCCCGAAAACATCATCCCCTTCTCGCTGATCCCGGTGGGCTGGCCGGACGGAATCTTCGAGGCCGTAAACCGTTTCCGGCCGGAATTGATCCATCACGAGATCTGGGGCTCCAAGTAGACAAGGCGCTCCATGTAAAAAGCCCCGGCTCCTCGCAATGCAGGAACCGGGGCTTTTTCATGATCGGCGAGTCGGTCTGGAGCTCCAGACCAACACTCGGCACAGCCGCGAACGGCGCGGCCACATAATACTGCGATGCACCATGTCTACCCGGCAAAACGGCGTGTACGCGAGTCCATGATCTTCTCGCCGCAGCGCCCGCAAGGCAGGCTTTCCAGGATCTTGGGAGGCCGAGGGGCCCTGCTCCACCTGCGTGACGCAGAACATCTCATCAAGGGATGGAGACATGAAGCGCTGCTGCAGACTGCCCATTCAGTTCCTTTAAAAGATCACTTCGCGCCATGCGGCAAAATTTTGCCGCAAAGAAATCATGCCGAGTCCATGAAGTCCGCGGCATCGGCATGGAAAATCTTCAAACAGCTGGAAAATAATGTATTTCTGAATCGAGAAAAAAGGCGTGGAAAAAGGAATCAGTTCAGCTTGAGGTCGTATTCAGCCAGCTTGTAACGCAGGGTGCGGGGGCTTACGGCGAGGATCTCGGCCAACCTGGCCTTGCTGCCCCCCGCTTCGGACCACCCTCTGATGATGGCCGTGACTTCAGCCTGACGCACGGCTGCTTCCAGTGTCATGACGCTCTGGCCGCACTCCGTTGCCGGCAATCCAGTGGCCAGGCGCATTTCCAGGGGCAGATGGACGGGTTCGATGAGCGGATCGGCGCACAACAGGAC from Deltaproteobacteria bacterium HGW-Deltaproteobacteria-18 carries:
- a CDS encoding nitroreductase family protein, with translation MELLDAIHTRRSIRKYLDKPVSDEMLNVVIKAAMSAPSAGNQQPWHFIVIRDRAKLDTIPSFHPYSKMVLQAPAAIVVCGDPDGKKWPTFWDQDASAATQNILLAARDLGLGTVWVGIFPEKDRMDGFRKLLGIPENIIPFSLIPVGWPDGIFEAVNRFRPELIHHEIWGSK